AGCAGTTGATTCAACTTTTGCAAAGCTCTGATATCCGAGATACCCTGGTTAAAAAGTTCGATTTGTATAAAAAATACGAAATCGAAGCAGGGAAACCGGGAGCAAAGTTTGAGGTGGAAAAAGCTTACAACGATTTTGTAGGGATAAATAAAACCAAGTTCGAGTCTATAGAAATTAACGTAGAGGATTATAGCCCAGATACGGCCATGCTTATGGTTAGGGAGATAATTACTCAGGTTAACTTAAAAGCAAGAAAGCTACAGCGCGAAAAGTCAGCAGAAATTTTGGTGATGACGGGTGAGCAAATTGATTATTACGAAGCTCATTTAGATAGCGTTGAGAAAAGGCTTAACGAGTTAAGAGAACAATATGGCCTGCTTGATTACGAAACGCAAACTCAAGAGGTAACACAAGGATACTTTAGGGTGGCGGCTGCAGGAAAAGGCGGTGAGGCAAAAAGAAAAGCAGAGAAAATCTTAGAAGGGCTTGCCAAGCATGGTGGTGAATTCCAAAGATTAAGCGTTTTAAAAGAATTGGGAGAGGAAGAGCTGGCAGAGCTTTACACCGAAAACCAATCAGCCTTAAACGACATTAATAAAAAGCTTACATATACCAATGAGGTGGTATCACCAGCGGTTCCAGATAAAAAATCTTATCCAATTCGTTGGTTAATTGTATTTACTGCTGTTTTTGCAACGGCATTGTTTAGCACGCTTCTTCTACTTGTATTTAACGCAAGTAAGTCTTGGTAAAACACATTAAGGAAAATAAGGCAATCTGGCTTACCGTAGCTTTCTTGGTGGTAAACGTAGCTTTACTCACCCAGGAAGTGTTATGGGGATGGGCGCTTCCGGCCGTTTTGGCAATAGCGCTTATCGCTATTTATAAGTACGATTGGCTTATTGCTTTTTGTGTTTTTGCAACCCCTCTGTCTTTCAATTTCGAGGAGTTGGATTTGGGAGGAGTTGGATTCTTTTTTCCAACCGAACCCATATTTTTTGGACTGCTTATTCTGGCGCTTATGCAAACTATAGTGCGCAGTCCGGTGTCAGCTAGCTTTGCTAAACACCACGTTTCACTGGTTATTTTGTTTGGCCTCTTTTGGATGGGGGTTTGCACCTATGCCAGTACCATGCCTATTGTTTCTCTTAAGTATTTTATAGCGAGATTATGGTTTGTAGTGGTGCTGTTCTTTTTAACGGGGCAGATATTTAAGCAGCATAAAAAAATAGAGGTGTTTTTATGGTTGTATATGGGGCCGCTTTGTTTGGTGGTTCTTCATTCCATTTACAACCTATCAACCGATTCTTTTACTGACATGGCCGCCCACTGGGCTAGTCAGCCTTTTTTCAAGGATCACACCTCCTATGGTGCGGTGTTGGCTATGTATATCCCCGCAGCCATAATTTTGGCATTAAGACCTTCGAGATCCATTTTAATAAAGGCATTAAAAATTACCGTAGCGGTAATCCTTTTTGCTGGAGTTATTTTCTCCTATACAAGGGCAGCCTGGGTGAGCTTAGTAGGAGCTCTGGGAGTGTACGTAATTCTTAAGTTAAAGATTAAGTTTTCGGTAGTTGCAACCGGAATCGTAATGGTACTGGGTTTATATTTTATCTATCAAGATCAGATTTTAGAAAGCCTGGAGAAAAACGAAAAAGAATCTTCAGAAGAGCTCGTCGATCACGTAGAGTCTATTTCCAATATTAGTTCCGATGCCAGTAATTTGGAGCGTATAAATAGATGGAATTCAGCATTGCGTATGTTCTATAAAAAGCCAATCTTCGGTTTTGGACCAGGAACCTACATGTTTCAATATGCACCTTTTCAACGTGCGGATGAAAAAACCATCATCAGTACCAATTTTGGGGAGGTAGGTAATGCGCATAGCGAATACCTGGGTCCGCTTTCTGAGGGTGGATTTATGGGGATGCTTTCATTCGTAGCCCTGCTGATAGTAATTTTACGTTTGGGGCTAAATCTATATTATCGCCTAGATCCAGGAGTTACAAGAGATATAGTAATGGCCCTACTGCTGGGATTAATCACTTACTTTATCCACGGTGTCTTAAATAACTATTTAGATACCGACAAGGCATCGGTTCCATTCTGGACCTTTATCGCAGCTTTGGTTGCCATCGATCTTTGGCACAGCAAGAATAATAAGGAGGAAGAAACGGCTGGGTAGCCCAGCGTTTTAGTTTTTAGACAGCCTTTTTAGAACGGCAATCTCTTTCATTTTTTCACGTGCCTCAACGGCTGGAACACCGAAGTATTTTTTGGCACCTTCAATGCTTTTTGTTACCCCAGATTTCCCGAGAATTTCCGCAAAATCTCCTATGGTAACACCGCTAACCACGGCTACATTTCCCCATATGGTAACGTTATTGCCAATGGTAACACAACCGGCAATAGCACTTTGAGCAGCCATCAAAACGTTTTCACCTAAAATGGTGTCATGACCAATGTGGATCATGTTGTCTAGCTTAGATCCCGAGCCAATAATGGTGTCGCTGGTAACGCCTTTGTCTATGGTGCAATTGGCTCCAATATCTACACGGTCTCCAATAACCACCCTTCCACAGGAGTACATGGCATTGTGTTTACCGTCTTTTCTTTGATAATAAAATGCCGAAGCACCAATTACTGCATTGGCGTGAATTACTACATCATTTCCGACAACAGTGCCGGGATATAATACCACTCCGGGGTATATGGTGCAATTTTCCCCTATCCTAACGTCGGTTCCAATTTTAACATCCTCCGCTATCCAGGTGTTTTTGCCACTAATGGCTTCGCTAGGGTGTGGGTGAAATCCTTTGGGAGGATTAAATGTTTTTCCTAGAAAGTTGAAAGCGTTACAAGGAGACTCGCAAATAATAATGCCCTTTCCTTCGGGAATGGAAGCTACTTCTTTATCAATAAGGATTAGGGTAGCTGGGGAGTTGAGAACCTTTTCGTAGTACTTAGGATGATCTACAAAGGCGATATCACCAGCTTCAACTCGGTGAATTTCGTTTAAGCCGTACGCAAAAAGCGAATCGGGTCCCTTAAAGGTTCCCTTTACCAAATTGGCGATATCACTCGCTTTTTGCGCCTGCTTAAATTTCATAGTGTTATTTAACGCGTTCTACGTAAGAACGAGTCTTTGTATCTACTTTAATCTTATCTCCGATGTTAATAAACAAAGGAACTCGAATTTCTGCACCAGTTTCTAGGGTGGCAGGTTTCAAGCTATTGGTTGCAGTGTCACCTTTAATACCAGGCTCGGTATAGGTTACTTCCATTTCCACTGCAGTAGGAAGATCGCAAGTTAAAGGTCTTTCCTCATCGGCATGAAATAGGATCTCAACGATGTCACCTTCTTTCATAAGGTCGGAATTCTCTACCAAGGATTCTTCGATATTAATTTGCTCGAAAGTATCGGTGTGCATAAAGTGAAAACCAAGTTCGTCTTTGTATAAGAACTGGTATTTTCTACGCTCTATGGTAATAGGGTCAATTTTTACACCCGCATTAAAGGTGTTGTCTAAAACCTTTCCTGTAGTTAAACTTCTAAGTTTAGTTCTAACGAAAGCGGCTCCTTTTCCAGGTTTAACATGTTGAAATTCAATGATTTGAAAAAGGTCGTGGTTATGCTTAATGCATAGTCCGTTTTTTATATCCGATGTAGTTGCCATGAGAAATAATGTAAAAAGTGCTGCAATATTACACTTTTGTTAGGGATTAAGAGTTAGCGCAGGTTGGCAAAATGGAGCTTCAATTTCAGGTTGATTGCTCGCCACAACAAGAATTTTGTTTTGGGTTAGTTGTTCGCAGGTTTCCCAATACCACTTTGTAGCGGTGTTATCTAGATTAGAAGCGGGTTCATCTAGAAATACAAATTCAGACTCCATGCTTAGCGCCAATAATAGTTTAACGCGCTGCTTCATTCCACTAGAAAAATTGGAGACTTTCTTTTTCCCGAGAATTTTTTTCCTCGGTAAAGCCAGTGCATCCACAAAATCAGAAAACTGTGAGAAAACTAAGGGTCTAAAACCGTTAACCAAATGGTAGAGTTCCTTTAAGGTAAGTTCCTCGTACAGTCCAATGGCTGGGGCGCATAAAGCAATGTGCTTAAAAAGCTGTTCACGCTTTATTTCAGTATCCTGGATTTTCCAGATAATGTTTCCTTCACTGCATTTTTCCATTCCAGAAAGGCAACGAAGGAGGGTTGATTTTCCCGATCCGTTTCCGCCGGTAATAAGATGCTTCCCCTGAGAAAAAGAAAAGTCTATTCCAGCAAAAATTTGTTGCTTAGAATAGACTTTACTAGCGTTTATTACCTCAATTTTCATTTAAGAAATACCTCTAATGATACCTTTCTCAGAATTATTGATAAAGCTTAAAATAATTTCTTTGTGTTGAGAGGCCGGTATTTCTAATTCAGCAATTTTTAATGCCTTAGAAATGTTGTTATTATGAACGTAAATTAGACGATAGATATCCTCAATCTCTAAAATTTCCTTGTCCTCGAAACCTCTTCTTTTTAATCCAATAGAGTTTACTCCTATATAACTAAGGGGTTCTCTTGCTGCTTTTACGTATGGAGGTACATTTTTTCTTACCAGCGACCCTCCACCAATAAAGCAATGGGCTCCAAGGGTTAAAAACTGTTGTATTGCCGCAGAACCTTCTACAATTACGTGATCCTCTATGGTTACATGACCCGCAACATTTACAGAGTTGGCAATGATTACATTGTTACCCACCAAACAATCGTGAGCAAGGTGCACGTAGGCCATAAGAAGGCAGTTGTTTCCAACCACTGTTTTATCTCTATCTGTGGTTCCCTTGTTAATGGTTACACATTCGCGAATTTGACAATTGTCTCCAATTTCTACGGTAGTGTATTCGCCTTTGTATTTAAGGTCTTGGGGAATGGCTGAGATAACTGCGCCTGGAAAAATTCTACAATTGTTACCTATTCTAGCGCCATCCATAATAACGGCTCCAGGACCAATCCAACAGTTTTCTCCAATTACAACGTCGCCGTAGATTGTAGCAAATGGTTCTACTACGGTTCCCTTTCCGACTTTAGCATCGGGATGAATATTTGCAACTGCTGACATTAAACTTTATCCTTTATTACTTGTGCCATCATTTCTGCCTGCCCAACAACTTCTCCATTTACATAGGCTTTTCCGTCCATGTGTACGATTCCACGGCGTATTGGAGTTAAAAGTCTAAGCTCAAAAACCAGCGTATCACCTGGAATTACTTTTTTCTTAAATCGCACATTGTCGATCTTTAAAAAGTAGGTAGAGTAGTTTTCTGGGTCGGGTTGTTGGTGTAATGCGAAAATTCCACCCACTTGAGCCATGGCTTCAACCTGTAAAACTCCTGGCATTACTGGGTTTCCAGGGAAATGGCCTTGGAAAAACTGCTCGTTCATGGTAACATTCTTAATTCCAATAATGGAATTATCGGTTACCTCCATAATTCTATCCACTAGTAAAAACGGATAGCGATGGGGAAGCATTTTTTCAATTTGATTGATATCGTATACAGGCTCTGCATCTAAATTAATAGCAGGTCCTTTCGACTCTTGTTCCTTTAATTTTTCTTTTAAAAGCTTACAGAAAGCCACATTTCCAGCATGACCAGGTCTTGCCGCTAAAATGTGTCCGCGAATTCTAAATCCAAGTAGGGCAAGATCCCCCACGATATCCAATAACTTGTGTCGTGCAGGTTCGTTCTCGAATTTTAATTCAGAATTGTTTAATACCCCTATTCCCTCTACAGAGACTTCTAATCCTTCCTTACCCAATTTTTTGGCAAGGGCATCAAGTTCTTCTTTAGATACATTAGGACGCTCTACTAAAACAATGGCGTTGTCTAAATCTCCACCTTTAATTAGGTTTTGATCTGCAAGGGCTTCTAATTCTCTAAGGAAAACAAACGTTCTACAAGGAGCTATTTCCTCTTTAAAAGAGGCCAAATTGTACATAGAAGCATGCTGTGTACCCAATGCTGGCGAGCGGTAATCTACCATTACGGTAATTCTATATTCTCCACCATCTGTTGGTACTGCGAGCATTTCAACTTCCTTCTCAGGATCTTCGAAGGTGATGTTTTCCTTAAGTACAAAGTATTTTTTGTGGCCTTCTTGTTCTTTTTTTCCCACCTTTTCAATGGCCTCAATAAACTTCAGTGAGCTCCCGTCCATAATGGGTACCTCGGGTCCATCGAGTTCTATGATAGCATTGTCAATGCCCAAAGAGTATATGGCCGCTAAAAGGTGTTCAGTGGTATGCACCACCGCTTCGCCGTCTTTTATAGAGGTACCTCTAGCAGTGGAAAAAACCTTTTCGACACTTGCTTTTACAGTGGGCTGCCCCTCTAAATCGACGCGTTTAAAAACGTAGCCGGTATCCGAATCGGCTGGCAGTATGTTTAAGTTTACAGTTGCTCCTGTGTGTAGACCTACCCCGGAAATACTTACCGGACCAGCCAATGTTTCTTGTTTAGGATCCATTAACCTTGGGTTTGGAATAATTGTTGAATTTTTGACTCTAGTTCTTGTACCTTACTGCGTAAAGCTGGCAAGGTTTTAAATATTACGTACGATCTTTTGTATTCTCCTAATGCAATAGCTGGAGATCCTTGAACAATCATTCCAGGCTCCTTAATGCTATTACCTATACCACTTTGTGCGGCAATTTTTACTTCGTCGGCTATGGTTATATGCCCCACAATTCCAACCTGACCACCTATCATACAGTTTTTGCCAATTTTGGTAGAACCGGCTACTCCCGTTTGCGCTGCAATTACTGTGTTTTCTCCAATGTCTACGTTATGCGCAATTTGTATAAGGTTGTCGAGCTTTACACCCTTTCTTATTCTAGTACTTCCAAGTGTAGCCCTGTCGATAGTGGTATTACTACCTATCTCTACGTGGTCTTCTATAATTACATTCCCAATTTGTGGAACCTTTTTGTAGTTATTTTCTGAGTTGGGTGCAAATCCAAATCCATCGGAACCAATTACACAACCAGAGTGAATGATACAATGTGAACCAATTTCGGTTTGGTCGTAAATGGTTACACCAGATTGAATAATAGTACCTTCTCCAATTACCACATTCTTACCTATGGTAGTGTTGGGATGAATTTTGGCGCCCTTACCTATGCTGGTGTGATCTCCAATATGAACAAAGGCTCCTATGTAACAGTCGTCGCCTAAGCTAACATCATTGCCTTTAAATATGGGTTCTTCTATTCCCGATTTATTGTTGATGAACTGGTTGTAGTGTTCCAAAAGGGTTGCAAAACTCTCGTAAGCATTCGCAACTTTAATTAAAGTGCAATTTACGGGTAGCGATCTTTCAGGTGTAAAGTCTTGATTTACAATTACAACGCTTGCCCCGGTGTCATAAATATATTCGGTGTATTTAGGATTAGCTAAAAAGGTTAAACTTCCTGGTTTTGCCTCTTCAATTTTAGCGAGCGTATTTACCGCTGCTTCCTCATTTCCTTCCACTGTGCCCTCAAGAAGTTGGGCGATTTGCTTGGCCGTGAATTCCATCGCTCAAATATAGAAATATTGGCTCTAGCTATATCTGTGTAATGAAAGAATCGTCAATTTCTTTGGGAAATGCCATGAAATATTTTTTTACCGGTTTTGCCAATGCAGAAAGATTTAAATTGTCTGCTACCTGTTCGGCCTTTTCTAAACTTCCATTCTTTCGCTTTATCATAATTCCCGAACCTTTCGCTAAATAGGCATTGTTCTCCAGCGTTCCTGTTAGTAAATAATACTCCAACTCTGCCTCTGAAATAGAAAGCTTGGATTTTAATTCTTGCTTTATGAACTCCTTCTCGGTGGTATTAAAGGGGTGCTTTCTAATGACTATTCTAAATAGCTTTCGATTTACCATTCGGGTACTAAGGTCTCTGAGTACATAGTCATCGCAGTCTTGCCAGGTTTTTATGGCTGCATGGATGTCGTAGTCGTCTAGCTTAGCAAATTGATTTAATAGCTTGGGATCGGCAACAAAGTCTTCCAACTTAAAGTCGTTTTCTAAAAACAATTTCAAGGCTGGAGTGCAATCTGGTTTTATACCGTTGCGGTAAAGCTCCTTCGCTCGACTTAAAACTTTAACCAACATAAATTCGGCCGCAACAACAGTTTTGTGCAGATAAACCTGCCAGTACATGATCCTTCTTGCAACCAAAAATTTCTCAACAGAATAAATGCCTTTTTCTTCTACAACTAATTGATTTTCATGTAGATCTAGCATTTTAATTATTCGTTGAGATCCAATAACTCCTTCAGAAACACCGGTGTAAAACGAGTCCCTCATTAGGTAGTCCATTCTATCCATATCTAGTTGTCCAGAAACCAATTGGTGCAAAAAGGGTAGGGGATGCTCGTTTTTGAAAATTTTAAGGGCGGTTTCAAATAATTCGGGATCTCTTTCTTTGAAAAATTCCATAAAGAGCAGCGAAAGATGCTCGTGAGTGATGCCTTGTACAATGGAGTGTTCCAAGGCATGAGAAAAGGGGCCATGACCTATATCGTGAAGAAGAATAGCCATAGAAGCCGCCCGGCGATCTAAATCCGAAATTTTATGCCCTTTGGCAAGTAATACCTTTAGCGCTTCATTCATAAGATGCATGGCACCTAAGGCATGGTGAAATCGGGTGTTAATGGCTCCTGGATATACCAGGTGAGTAAGCCCTAGCTGCTTTATTCTTCGCAAGCGTTGAAAATGAGGGTGATCTATTATTTCTAGGCTTAAGCGATCTGGGATGTTAATAAATCCATAAACGGGATCATTAAAAACCTTACTTGTATATGTGTTTCTCAAAATTTAGCAGCTTTGGTATACGAATTACGGAAATTCGGCATTGGAGATGCAAATACTTTAACGCATTAAAATTAAAAGATAGCAATGGCGCACAAAATTCTTTGGGCAGACGACGAAATAGAATTGTTGAAACCACACCTCATTTTCCTAAGAGATAAAGGATATGAGGTGGATACAGTAACCAACGGTAATGATGCCCTGGAAGAAATTGAGCAAAATTCCTACGATATCATTTTCCTCGATGAAAATATGCCCGGGTTAACAGGGCTGCAAACGCTAGAGGAAATAAAACGCAAAAGACCAAACCTCCCAGTAATTATGATTACTAAAAGTGAGGAGGAGTTTATTATGGAGGACGCTATCGGAGCCAAAATTGCCGATTACCTTATAAAGCCGGTTAATCCGAGGCAAATTCTTTCCTCCTTGCGTAAAAATCTGGAATCAAAAGATCTGATTTCCAAAAAGGCCTTTACCAATTATCGACAAGAATTCGGTCAGATTTCAATGGAACTGGGATCTTGTAGAAGCACAGAAGATTTCGTGGAAATCTATAAAAAGCTGGTGTTTTGGGAACTCGAACTCGAGGGGGTGGCGGACCAGGGTATCCGCGAGATATTGGAAATGCAAAAGAAAGAGGCAAGGCAAGAGTTTGGCAAGTTTGTTTCTAGAAATTACCTCTCTTGGATTCAAGATCCAGATGATGAAACCCCCGACCTTTCGCACACCATACTGCAACGGAAATTTATCCCCGAACTAAAGCAGGGTGGAGGAGAAACCACTTTCTTATTAGTAATAGACAATTTAAGATTAGATCAGTGGTACATTCTAAAAGAGGTCTTTACCCAATATTTTAAGGTTGAAAAGGAGTCTGTTTATTGCAGTATCCTTCCTACGGCTACCCATTATGCAAGAAATGCACTTTTTGCAGGACTAATGCCTAGAGAAATAGAAAAGATTTATCCAGATCTGTGGTTGAATGAGGAAGAGGAGGGAAGTAAAAATCAGCACGAAGAGGAGCTATTTAAATCGCATTTAAAAAGGCACGGTAAAAATCTTTCGGTGAAATACCACAAGATTCTTAATCAGGAATACGGGAAAAAAGTAGCCGACAATTTTGCCAATTTAACCCAGGTGGACGTAGCCGTTTTGGTATACAATTTTGTGGATATGCTTTCCCATGCACGAACAGATATGGACGTAATTAAGGAGTTGGCTACCGACGAAGCAGCCTACAGATCTATTACAAAAAGCTGGTTTGAGCACAGTCATCTACTCGATGTATTGAAGAAAATTGCTGAATCGGGATCAAAGCTGGTGCTGACTACCGACCATGGTTCCATAAAAACTTCTAACCCCGTTAAAATTGTTGGCGACCGATCTACAAATACCAATCTTAGATATAAAGTGGGGAAAAATTTGTCGTACAACGCCAAAGATGTTTTTGAAATAAAAAAACCAGAGCAGGCCCATTTACCAAAGGCCAATCTTACCAGCACCTATGTTTTTGCCTACAAGCAAGATTATTTTGTGTATCCAAATAACTATAATCAGTACGTGAAAATGTATAAAGACACTTTTCAACATGGAGGAATTTCCCCAGAGGAAATGTTAGTTCCATTTGTAATTTTGTCGGCAAAATAAAATATGAGGACTTGGTCTAATATTTCACTGGCAGATTTGGAAGACGTGGCACTAGAGATTTCTAGAATTATTAAGCCAGGATTGCCCTTATTGGTAAATGCCGAAATGGGTTCTGGTAAAACCACCTTTGCTGCTAAGTTGGTAAAAGTTTTAGGTGGAAATGAGTTAGAAGTATCGAGTCCTACTTTTAGTATTATCCAGTCGTACCCCCTAGCAGATGGGGGCTTTTTTCACCATGTGGATTTATATCGAATTGAAGATGAAGAAGAATTTCTGGATTTAGATATGGATAGTTATCTTGGGGAAAAGGATTTCTTATATATAGAGTGGCCAGAAATGTTTGATAGATTTTACGATTTGCCTTGTCATAGAATGGAAATTGTAAAGGATAATAAGGTGAGATCCTTCAGAATAAAATAAAGGTCAGTTTCTATCTTTTCCCTTTATCAATTCGTATATTTATTCCACTAATTTTTTAGGATGGATAGCAAATTTGAAGCTTTAAAAGCTTTGGCCCGTGAAGCTGTATTAATACCCCAAGAACAAATGGAGGCTATTGGTACCAAAAAGAAGAAGTTGTTTATTGGAATTCCTAAAGAATGCTCGTTGCAAGAGCATAGGGTGGCGCTTATTCCGGGGGCGGTTAGTTTACTAGTAAATAACGGGCACCGCGTTGTGGTGGAATCCGAAGCTGGTAAACAGCTATCTTTTACCGATCGCGATTATTCCGACGCCGGAGCTCAGATAGTATATTCCTTAAAAGAGGTATATCAAGCTGATATCATCCTTAAAGTAGCACCTCCATCCAACGACGAAATTGCACTTATGCGGCCCGGGCAAACCTTGTTTTCCGCCCTGCAATTAAATGTTCAGCCTAAAGATTGTCTTAAGAAATTAATGGACAAGGGTATTACTGCCGTGGCTTGGGAACACATTAAAGACGAATCTTCAATCTACCCAGTAGTAAGAGCTATGGGGGAGATTGCTGGAAATATGTCTATTCAAATTGCTGCCGAATATTTAAGCAATTCTAAATACGGCTCTGCCCAGTTATTTGGAGGAATTTCAGGAGTACCCCCTACCGAGGTAGTAATTTTAGGTTCGGGAACGGTAGGAGAGTTTGCTACCAGAGCCGCGCTTGGTTTAGGAGCTTCTGTAAAGGTTTTCGACAATAGTATATATCGCCTTCGTAGGTTGCAAAATGATTTAGGAGTTCGCTTATACACCTCCATTATTCAACCCGATATCTTGGCAGACGCATTAAAAACTGCAGATGTTGCAATTGGTGCCGTTAGGTCTCCCTACGGCCGCACCCCATGCATAGTTACAGATGCTATGGTTCGAAATATGAAAAATGGCTCTGTAATCGTCGATATCAGTATAGATCAAGGTGGATGCTTTGAAACCAGTGAGGTTACCACTCACGATAATCCAGTATTTACCAAATACGGCGTAATCCATTATGCAGTGCCCAATGTAGCTTCTCGGGTATCTAAAACTGCTAGTCACGCATTAAGTAATATTTTTGCCCCCATTGTTTTAAATATGTCTGACTCTGGTGGAGTAATGGAGTACATAAAACGCGATCCTGGGTTTAGAAATGGAATTTACCTGTATCGTGGGCACCTTACCAATAAAGTATTGGGAGAAGCCTTTAGTCTTCCCCACCAAGATTTGGATTTAATTCTTCCTGCACTTTAATGAATAGTACATTTTTTAAAAGGCTGCGCCTGTACCTAATTGGGGTATTAATTGGTGCAGTAATGGTGGTTTTTATTTTTAAAGAGAGAACCTCCTTATTAACTTCCTGGCTACCCGAAAATACCGTAATCGAGGCCATTCAAACTTCGGATTTCCAACTTAATGCCACAGACTCCTGCTATTTTAATTGCCTCGGAGCTAATGAGGATCTTAAAGCCTTTTTCGATGAGGCGGATGTGCTTTTTTCAGAAGGGGAAAGAGGAGTTAAAGACGCCAACCGCTATTATATCCTTAAAAACGACGATAAAAGTCTGGAGCGATTGCGTGTAACTTTCGTAAACGATTCTCTAGTTTCCTTTTCCTCTTGGAAGTTAATGGAAGGTAAAAACTGCCCCTGTTAAGAAGCAGTGGCAGAATTTCTGCGCTTTAATTCCATAGAAATTAATTGTAGTTCCCTAGAAGTTTGGCCCGCTACGGAGGTGTTTTCTTCTGCGCGTCTAATTAGGTAAGGCATTACTTCTCTAACCGGTCCATAGGGTACGTATTTTGCTACGTTGAATCCTTCCTTTGAAAGGTTGTAGGAGATATGGTCGCTCATACCTAATAGTTGGGAGAAATAAATTCTAGGATCGTTTTTAGCTAATCCGCGTTTAACGATTTCATCTGCCAGAATTTTGCAGCTATCCTCGTTGTGGGTTCCAGAAACAAAGGCTACATGGTCTAAATTATCTAAGCAGAAAGCCACGCCAACGTTAAAGGATTGGTCGGAGCTTAACTTTTCTCTAAATACTGGCGAGTTGTAACCTTTGTCTTCCGCGCGATCGTGCTCTTTTTCCATGTAGGCACCGCGCACCAATTTTAATCCAACCTTGTACCCGGCCGATTTTGCTCGAATTACTAATTCCTCCAGATATCCAAGTTTATCGTTTCTGTACAGCTGTATGGTGGTGTATA
This region of Luteibaculum oceani genomic DNA includes:
- a CDS encoding ABC transporter ATP-binding protein, giving the protein MKIEVINASKVYSKQQIFAGIDFSFSQGKHLITGGNGSGKSTLLRCLSGMEKCSEGNIIWKIQDTEIKREQLFKHIALCAPAIGLYEELTLKELYHLVNGFRPLVFSQFSDFVDALALPRKKILGKKKVSNFSSGMKQRVKLLLALSMESEFVFLDEPASNLDNTATKWYWETCEQLTQNKILVVASNQPEIEAPFCQPALTLNP
- the lpxA gene encoding acyl-ACP--UDP-N-acetylglucosamine O-acyltransferase — its product is MSAVANIHPDAKVGKGTVVEPFATIYGDVVIGENCWIGPGAVIMDGARIGNNCRIFPGAVISAIPQDLKYKGEYTTVEIGDNCQIRECVTINKGTTDRDKTVVGNNCLLMAYVHLAHDCLVGNNVIIANSVNVAGHVTIEDHVIVEGSAAIQQFLTLGAHCFIGGGSLVRKNVPPYVKAAREPLSYIGVNSIGLKRRGFEDKEILEIEDIYRLIYVHNNNISKALKIAELEIPASQHKEIILSFINNSEKGIIRGIS
- a CDS encoding UDP-3-O-(3-hydroxymyristoyl)glucosamine N-acyltransferase, which produces MKFKQAQKASDIANLVKGTFKGPDSLFAYGLNEIHRVEAGDIAFVDHPKYYEKVLNSPATLILIDKEVASIPEGKGIIICESPCNAFNFLGKTFNPPKGFHPHPSEAISGKNTWIAEDVKIGTDVRIGENCTIYPGVVLYPGTVVGNDVVIHANAVIGASAFYYQRKDGKHNAMYSCGRVVIGDRVDIGANCTIDKGVTSDTIIGSGSKLDNMIHIGHDTILGENVLMAAQSAIAGCVTIGNNVTIWGNVAVVSGVTIGDFAEILGKSGVTKSIEGAKKYFGVPAVEAREKMKEIAVLKRLSKN
- a CDS encoding bifunctional UDP-3-O-[3-hydroxymyristoyl] N-acetylglucosamine deacetylase/3-hydroxyacyl-ACP dehydratase is translated as MDPKQETLAGPVSISGVGLHTGATVNLNILPADSDTGYVFKRVDLEGQPTVKASVEKVFSTARGTSIKDGEAVVHTTEHLLAAIYSLGIDNAIIELDGPEVPIMDGSSLKFIEAIEKVGKKEQEGHKKYFVLKENITFEDPEKEVEMLAVPTDGGEYRITVMVDYRSPALGTQHASMYNLASFKEEIAPCRTFVFLRELEALADQNLIKGGDLDNAIVLVERPNVSKEELDALAKKLGKEGLEVSVEGIGVLNNSELKFENEPARHKLLDIVGDLALLGFRIRGHILAARPGHAGNVAFCKLLKEKLKEQESKGPAINLDAEPVYDINQIEKMLPHRYPFLLVDRIMEVTDNSIIGIKNVTMNEQFFQGHFPGNPVMPGVLQVEAMAQVGGIFALHQQPDPENYSTYFLKIDNVRFKKKVIPGDTLVFELRLLTPIRRGIVHMDGKAYVNGEVVGQAEMMAQVIKDKV
- a CDS encoding Wzz/FepE/Etk N-terminal domain-containing protein; the encoded protein is MQEQFSFGDIVPLIRKNFKVIAGLTILAGVLAGIFSGPSFIKPRFKSSAIVYPSNLSPYSKETRTEQLIQLLQSSDIRDTLVKKFDLYKKYEIEAGKPGAKFEVEKAYNDFVGINKTKFESIEINVEDYSPDTAMLMVREIITQVNLKARKLQREKSAEILVMTGEQIDYYEAHLDSVEKRLNELREQYGLLDYETQTQEVTQGYFRVAAAGKGGEAKRKAEKILEGLAKHGGEFQRLSVLKELGEEELAELYTENQSALNDINKKLTYTNEVVSPAVPDKKSYPIRWLIVFTAVFATALFSTLLLLVFNASKSW
- a CDS encoding O-antigen ligase family protein, translated to MVKHIKENKAIWLTVAFLVVNVALLTQEVLWGWALPAVLAIALIAIYKYDWLIAFCVFATPLSFNFEELDLGGVGFFFPTEPIFFGLLILALMQTIVRSPVSASFAKHHVSLVILFGLFWMGVCTYASTMPIVSLKYFIARLWFVVVLFFLTGQIFKQHKKIEVFLWLYMGPLCLVVLHSIYNLSTDSFTDMAAHWASQPFFKDHTSYGAVLAMYIPAAIILALRPSRSILIKALKITVAVILFAGVIFSYTRAAWVSLVGALGVYVILKLKIKFSVVATGIVMVLGLYFIYQDQILESLEKNEKESSEELVDHVESISNISSDASNLERINRWNSALRMFYKKPIFGFGPGTYMFQYAPFQRADEKTIISTNFGEVGNAHSEYLGPLSEGGFMGMLSFVALLIVILRLGLNLYYRLDPGVTRDIVMALLLGLITYFIHGVLNNYLDTDKASVPFWTFIAALVAIDLWHSKNNKEEETAG
- the efp gene encoding elongation factor P, whose translation is MATTSDIKNGLCIKHNHDLFQIIEFQHVKPGKGAAFVRTKLRSLTTGKVLDNTFNAGVKIDPITIERRKYQFLYKDELGFHFMHTDTFEQINIEESLVENSDLMKEGDIVEILFHADEERPLTCDLPTAVEMEVTYTEPGIKGDTATNSLKPATLETGAEIRVPLFINIGDKIKVDTKTRSYVERVK